Proteins encoded by one window of Cyprinus carpio isolate SPL01 chromosome B6, ASM1834038v1, whole genome shotgun sequence:
- the tns1a gene encoding tensin isoform X9 — MDSKRRPSRTLSLMQKMEENNEVDLVYITERIIALSFPGGTEEQKYSVHLREVTSMLRSKHQQHYLLLNLSERRHDITKQNPRVLDFGWPDHHAPALDKICSICKAMDTWLNADLHNVVVLHNKGNWGRTGVVVGAYMHYSNLSTSADQALDRFAMKRFYEDKAMPMGQPSQRRYVHYFAGLLSGHIKINNKPLFLHHVIMHGIPNFESKGGCRPFLKIYQAMQPVYTSGIYNVQGDSHTSICITIEPGLLLKGDILLKCYHKRYQNPSRDVIFRVQFHTCAVHNLALVFTKNDLDETFKADERFPEYGKVEFIFSFGPEKIKGLDHLQNGPSVSVDYNTQDPLIRWDSYENFNRRCEDIKDDVAHSQGPVDGSLYIRVQKKDSLEGIVSASGAYSTDRVPPVVEHALPLPVANHPLPAADHALSVSSDSGNSTASVKTDRTDDAQQPLSSSGPVSQAPPETAVSPCENRELEQLLSGSEGPPLLPHQNFLSFANTSPGVGVRHLVPAQVHVNGQAGAEREADIIDDELPESQIGDNSAGSLGTLSSFEGQDTPADSKPVTESTVVEVVERQRGNFLERRLKKEMPVHQLRGSSSAHGLIDYSGQNEGMYRSQSYGGLMLDGGPRYLPQAPERNISSREAVQRGLSAWHQYGLVDDPFFGSNGALPRFPTRGGGSQQDVEQSIDALNMLMLDLEPSHTPFPKSQSAPPGENISAFHPPFAQTLARPSYQADQAIYSVTGGPPLSSSASFGQSSQRSSPAYPMTPLSEHHQRGYQSPQAISPMYQQDPYSIRGGSVTTPSPTLPLPSPIKPQYVYPGSNGVSYSPDPQGTFPGPQQSYSTSSSPLPPVTIAKEPEPKSEDEMLNLEGLVAHRVAEYNARIRGLSNSMSFRSEHHRSYSFSGSHSRTATPDEAMPTMRRRTTSESQYLSSQNDSAARRVCSPLKPVSPDFANTIAMNPGGQPKEKTVHSYREAFEEMESAPFSPTHSSGGHSGQAALSAMGMKAQNPTEALVQQSSSDSDSSDDMEVQHGIVATGVRGGGLISPLQHQSSPAFERPVAPAHTFNPPQPVNNAISDSFGRQPAFASFPFEPVRAPLFPDTFTYLNPDEATVNIVGVHHVPGSPNTLHRTVATNTPPSPALQRRLGGPSSPALGRRLPTANGGSEPTTPNSPLLGRSGKFIPPSPVLDRHYSPAPVASGPDYKAPPRVQATPDERHVAESRQSTTSLVQPGPATPSFPLEQSCSPSLFLPLDVTAGSIADNSKTVPTDSIESRKASTPTQGPAIASIYADGPPDIRINIKFVQDTSKFWYKPEISREQAICILKDREPGAFVIRDSNSFRGAYGLAMKVASPPPTMQQNKKVGDITNELVRHFLIETSAKGVRLKGCPNEPYFGCLSALVYQHAITPLALPCKLMIPTRDPNEEALELATPTSSTMDLLKQGAGPPKNTEDFYACNVLYINSVDMESLTGPQAVAKAITETLAARSSPTATTVHFKVSTQGITLTDNQRKIFFRRHYPINMITYCNLDPQDRKWNIAEGGVAKLFGFVARKQGSTTDNVTHLFAELEPDQPASTIVHFVSKVMLNTQKP; from the exons GGAAATTGGGGGAGAACTGGTGTTGTGGTGGGTGCCTACATGCACTACAGTAACTTATCTACTAG TGCTGACCAGGCATTGGACAGGTTTGCCATGAAGCGTTTTTATGAAGATAAAGCCATGCCAATGGGCCAGCCTTCCCAGAGGAG GTATGTGCATTACTTTGCTGGTCTCCTTTCTGGCCACATAAAAATCAACAACAAGCCCCTGTTCCTTCACCATGTCATCATGCATGGCATCCCTAATTTTGAGTCTAAAGGAG GTTGCCGACCCTTCCTCAAAATTTATCAAGCAATGCAGCCTGTGTACACATCTGGAATTTA TAATGTTCAAGGCGACAGCCATACGAGCATCTGTATCACCATTGAGCCTGGCCTGCTATTAAAAGGAGATATACTG ctgaaatgttatcACAAGCGTTATCAAAACCCCAGTAGGGATGTGATCTTCAGAGTGCAGTTCCACACATGTGCAGTACACAATTTAGCTCTGGTCTTCACCAAAAATGACCTTGATGAGACATTTAAAG CAGATGAAAGATTTCCTGAATATGGAAAGGTGGAGTTTATCTTTTcttttggcccagagaaaatCAAAG GGTTGGATCATCTACAGAATGGACCTAGTGTCTCTGTTGACTACAACACCCAGGATCCCCTGATCCGCTGGGACTCTTATGAAAACTTCAACAGGAGATGTGAAGACATTAAAGATG ATGTGGCTCATTCTCAAGGTCCAGTAGACGGCAGCCTTTACATCCGGGTTCAGAAGAAAGACTCTCTTGAGGGAATTGTGTCAGCCAGTGGTGCTTATTCAACTGATCGTGTTCCTCCTGTAGTTGAACACGCACTTCCTCTTCCAGTTGCCAACCATCCACTACCAGCTGCAGACCACGCTCTTTCTGTCAGCAGTGACTCAGGAAACTCTACTGCTTCTGTTAAGACAGACCGCACAGATGATGCTCAACAGCCTTTGTCATCCTCAGGGCCTGTGAGCCAAGCTCCCCCTGAGACTGCAGTAAGCCCTTGTGAGAACCGAGAGTTGGAACAGCTTCTGAGTGGGTCAGAGGGACCACCACTTCTCCCTCATCAGAATTTCCTCTCTTTTGCCAACACAAGCCCAGGGGTTGGAGTGCGGCACCTTGTGCCTGCCCAGGTCCACGTTAACGGACAAGCTGGTGCTGAGCGTGAAGCTGACATCATTGACGACGAGCTGCCAGAAAGCCAGATAGGAGATAACAGTGCAGGCAGTCTTGGCACACTCTCTTCCTTTGAGGGTCAAGATACACCAGCTGACAGCAAACCAGTCACTGAGTCCACTGTAGTGGAAGTAGTTGAGAGACAACGTGGGAATTTCCTAGAGCGAAGGCTTAAAAAGGAGATGCCTGTGCACCAGCTTCGAGGGTCATCATCAGCACATGGACTGATAGACTACAGTGGGCAGAATGAAGGAATGTATCGCTCGCAGTCATATGGTGGTCTAATGCTGGATGGAGGACCTCGGTACTTGCCACAAGCTCCTGAACGTAATATCAGCAGCCGAGAGGCAGTGCAGCGAGGGCTCAGTGCTTGGCATCAATATGGTCTTGTGGATGACCCCTTCTTTGGCTCGAATGGTGCTCTGCCACGCTTCCCAACTCGTGGAGGTGGTTCACAGCAGGATGTAGAACAGTCTATAGATGCCCTAAACATGCTCATGCTTGACTTGGAGCCTTCACATACACCATTTCCCAAATCCCAGAGTGCTCCACCAGGAGAGAACATCTCAGCTTTCCATCCACCATTTGCCCAGACACTAGCCAGACCTTCTTACCAGGCTGACCAGGCCATCTATAGTGTCACTGGTGGCCcgcctctctcttcctctgccaGTTTTGGTCAGTCCTCACAAAGATCATCACCTGCTTACCCCATGACTCCACTATCTGAGCACCATCAGAGGGGTTACCAGTCACCTCAGGCCATTTCACCTATGTATCAGCAAGATCCCTACAGTATCCGTGGAGGTTCAGTTACAACACCATCCCCAACTTTACCCCTCCCATCTCCAATCAAACCCCAGTATGTCTACCCAGGAAGTAACGGGGTGTCTTACTCTCCAGACCCTCAGGGCACTTTCCCAGGCCCTCAGCAAAGCTACAGCACATCATCATCCCCACTGCCCCCTGTTACCATTGCAAAAGAACCTGAGCCAAAGTCTGAGGATGAGATGCTGAACCTTGAGGGACTTGTGGCCCACCGTGTGGCAG AGTACAACGCCCGTATCCGGGGCCTCTCCAATAGCATGTCCTTCCGGTCTGAACATCATCGTTCCTATTCCTTCTCTG GATCACATTCACGTACAGCAACCCCAGATGAAGCCATGCCAACTATGCGTCGACGAACCACAAGTGAAAGCCAGTACCTCAGCAGCCAAAATGACAGTGCAGCCCGCAGAGTGTGCTCTCCATTGAAACCTGTATCTCCAGACTTTGCCAACACAATTGCAATGAACCCAGGTGGACAACCTAAGGAG AAAACAGTGCATAGCTACAGGGAGGCCTTTGAGGAGATGGAATCAGCTCCTTTTAGTCCTACCCACAGTAGTGGTG gcCATTCTGGTCAGGCCGCTCTTTCAGCCATGGGAATGAAGGCACAGAATCCTACAGAAGCTCTAGTACAACAAAGCAGTTCAG ATTCTGATTCTAGTGATGATATGGAAG tgcAACATGGTATTGTGGCAACAGGAGTCAGAGGAGGGGGATTGATTTCTCCTCTGCAGCATCAATCTTCTCCTGCTTTTGAAAGACCAGTTGCTCCTGCCCACACTTTCAACCCACCTCAACCAGTCAACAATGCTATTTCTGATAG TTTTGGAAGGCAACCTGCCTTTGCATCTTTTCCATTTGAGCCCGTCCGGGCTCCTCTCTTCCCAGACACCTTTACTTACCTTAACCCTGATGAGGCCACTGTTAACATCGTGGGTGTTCATCACGTTCCAGGAAGCCCCAACACACTCCATCGTACAGTTGCCACCAATACACCTCCAAGCCCTGCCCTTCAACGTAGGCTTGGTGGTCCAAGTAGCCCTGCTTTGGGACGACGTCTACCAACAGCCAATGGCGGCAGTGAACCAACCACACCCAATAGCCCTCTTTTGGGTCGCAGTGGCAAGTTCATCCCGCCAAGCCCTGTGCTAGACCGCCATTACTCACCTGCTCCAGTTGCCTCTGGCCCAGATTACAAAGCTCCACCTAGGGTTCAGGCCACCCCAGATGAGAGACATGTAGCAGAGTCCAGGCAAAGCACCACTTCTTTGGTTCAACCTGGACCTGCTACCCCTTCATTTCCCCTAGAGCAATCTTGTAGCCCCTCATTGTTCCTGCCCCTGGATGTAACAGCAGGATCCATTGCAGATAATTCTAAAACTGTTCCAACAGACAGCATAGAAAGTAGGAAAGCTTCCACTCCTACACAAGGACCTGCAATCGCCTCAATATATG cagatggaccTCCAGATATAAGAATCAATATCAAATTTGTTCAAGATACATCCAAATTTTGGTACAAGCCAGAAATCTCCAGGGAGCAAG CCATTTGTATTCTTAAAGATCGTGAACCAGGAGCATTTGTCATTCGAGACAGTAACTCTTTCAGAGGAGCATATGGCTTGGCCATGAAAGTAGCCTCCCCCCCTCCAACAATGCAGCAGAACAAGAAAG TTGGTGACATCACAAATGAGTTGGTACGACACTTCTTGATTGAAACCAGTGCCAAGGGCGTGAGACTTAAGGGTTGCCCAAACGAGCCCTACTTTG GGTGTCTGTCGGCTCTCGTATATCAACACGCCATCACACCTCTGGCTCTTCCATGCAAGCTTATGATCCCTACAAGAG ATCCAAATGAAGAGGCCTTGGAGCTAGCCACACCAACAAGTTCAACCATggatttattaaaacagggagCAG GACCTCCTAAAAACACAGAAGATTTTTATG CATGTAATGTTTTGTACATAAACTCTGTGGATATGGAATCACTGACTGGTCCTCAGGCTGTGGCCAAAGCCATCACTGAAACGCTTGCTGCCAGATCTTCTCCTACAGCAACAACTGTCCACTTCAAAGTCTCCACACAGGGCATCACACTCACTGACAATCAGAGGAA GATTTTTTTCCGTCGTCATTACCCAATCAACATGATCACTTACTGCAATTTGGACCCACAAGACAGAAA ATGGAATATTGCAGAGGGTGGTGTAGCAAA ACTGTTTGGGTTTGTGGCTCGAAAACAAGGAAGCACGACTGACAATGTGACTCATCTGTTTGCTGAGCTGGAACCAGACCAGCCTGCTTCAACCATTGTCCATTTTGTCTCCAAAGTCATGCTGAACACCCAGAAACCTTGA